A section of the Desulfovibrio sp. Huiquan2017 genome encodes:
- a CDS encoding RNA-binding protein, whose protein sequence is MSKKLYVGNLSWTSTEAEVRTAFEAFGEVTSVKLVEDRETGRPRGFGFVEMDDAGAREAIAALDGKEFGGRNLKVNEAKPREERPRW, encoded by the coding sequence ATGTCTAAGAAGCTTTATGTCGGCAACCTGTCCTGGACCTCTACTGAAGCCGAAGTGCGTACCGCCTTCGAAGCGTTTGGCGAAGTCACTTCTGTCAAGCTGGTCGAAGATCGTGAAACCGGTCGTCCCCGTGGCTTTGGTTTTGTGGAAATGGACGATGCCGGCGCTCGGGAAGCCATCGCGGCTCTCGACGGCAAGGAATTCGGTGGCCGCAATCTGAAGGTCAACGAAGCCAAACCCCGCGAAGAACGCCCCCGCTGGTAG
- a CDS encoding MgtC/SapB family protein, producing the protein MSYIMDIISNDWIFVARLLVAMVLGGLVGLERQVRGRAAGLRTNILVCMGSAAIIVTFQKLSMEMNMDAESAIRMDPARTAAGVITGIGFLGAGTIVKSQDFVRGLTTAASIWVVSAIGVTVGLGEYVIAVPLTMLVLVALYALHRLPIRGDHFFSLRLEWTGDLALLDEVMDRIHGEQGEIIERSVSRQPNTGRCRANLSLRMNNKRHHVSFFDNLQADERFTEVGLS; encoded by the coding sequence ATGTCATATATAATGGATATCATCAGCAACGATTGGATTTTCGTCGCCCGCTTACTGGTGGCCATGGTCTTGGGCGGTTTGGTCGGGTTGGAACGTCAGGTGCGCGGACGGGCTGCGGGACTGCGGACAAACATTCTGGTGTGCATGGGGTCTGCGGCCATCATTGTGACGTTCCAGAAGCTTTCCATGGAAATGAACATGGATGCGGAGTCGGCCATCCGCATGGATCCCGCCCGCACGGCGGCAGGCGTCATCACGGGCATCGGTTTTCTCGGGGCCGGAACCATAGTGAAGAGTCAGGATTTCGTGCGCGGATTGACGACCGCCGCGTCCATCTGGGTTGTTTCGGCCATCGGTGTGACGGTCGGTCTGGGGGAATACGTCATCGCCGTTCCGCTGACCATGCTGGTCCTGGTCGCCCTGTACGCGCTCCATCGCCTTCCGATCCGTGGGGACCACTTCTTTTCGCTGCGACTCGAATGGACGGGCGACCTCGCCTTGCTCGACGAAGTGATGGATCGAATCCATGGGGAACAGGGCGAGATCATCGAGCGTAGCGTCTCCCGCCAGCCCAATACGGGGAGATGCCGGGCGAATCTGAGCCTGAGGATGAACAACAAGCGGCACCATGTTTCGTTCTTCGACAACCTGCAAGCCGACGAACGCTTCACTGAGGTCGGTTTGAGTTGA
- a CDS encoding CGGC domain-containing protein, translated as MEKILIIGCRNTMDDVCIGCSRCLVAFNRREGQFARYAGKEAEVLGILNCGGCPGASIVQRLAQVKLWNVPLKEQPTVVHIGPCLSDHCTHADDVITKIQAKSGLEVVEGTHPYMPEKIWG; from the coding sequence ATGGAAAAGATTCTTATCATCGGATGCCGCAACACCATGGACGACGTCTGTATCGGCTGTTCCCGCTGCCTGGTGGCCTTCAACCGGCGCGAGGGCCAGTTCGCGCGCTATGCGGGCAAAGAGGCCGAGGTCCTGGGCATTCTCAACTGCGGCGGCTGTCCGGGCGCGTCCATCGTCCAGCGGCTGGCCCAGGTCAAGCTCTGGAATGTCCCCCTGAAGGAGCAGCCCACCGTGGTACACATCGGCCCGTGTCTGTCGGACCATTGTACTCACGCCGACGACGTGATCACCAAGATCCAGGCCAAGTCCGGCCTGGAAGTCGTCGAGGGCACCCACCCATACATGCCCGAGAAGATCTGGGGTTGA